The Planctomycetota bacterium DNA segment GCTCCTCGCGCCCCTCGAACACGGGGTCCCGTCCGAGGAGCGCTCCGAATTTCCGGGCCAGATCGCGGACGGAGAGAATCTCGGGTCCGGTGACGTTCCAGACGGAAGGGGGCGAGTCCGCGGCCGCCAGGCAGCGCAGGGCCGTCGCGTTGGCGTCCGCCTGCCAGATGACGTTGACGTATCCGGTGCGCACGTCGATGGGAATTCCCTCGTGGACCTTGCGGGCGATCTCGAGGAGGATGCCGTAGCGAAGCTCGACGGCGTAGTTGAGGCGAAAAACGGCCGTGGGGGTGCCGCGGCGGCGCGAGAAGTATTCGAAGACGCGTTCGCGGCCCAGGGCCGACTGGGCGTACTCCCCCACGGGGCCGGGCGGGGTTTCCTCGGTGGCCCCGCCGCTTTCGGGAGTCACGAACGGGTAGACGTTCCCGGTCGAGAAGACGACCGTCCGCGCGCGCGGGTAGCGTTCGGCGACCAGACCGGGCAGATAGGCGTTGGTGGCCCACGTTTCCGCCTCGGCGCCCGTCGAGCCGAACTTCATGCCGGCCATGAAGACGACGGCCGCCGCGTCGGGGAGGCGCCGGACGTCGTCGCGCTCGAGAAGATCGGCCCGCAGGGGGCGGACGCCCCAGCGCTCGAGCGCCTCGCGGGCGGCCGGGTTGGAGAAGCGCGCCGCTCCGAACACCTGGGCGCGGGAGCCGGCCGAGTCCAGCGCGCGCCGCGCCATGCGGGCGAGCGAAGGCCCCATCTTGCCTCCGACGCCCAGGACCACGAGGTCGCCCCCGAGCGCCGCGAGCTCCTCGCCCAGGCCCTTCGGAGGACGGGAGAGCGCTTCCTCGAGCTGT contains these protein-coding regions:
- a CDS encoding NAD-dependent epimerase/dehydratase family protein; translated protein: MIETEEQLEEALSRPPKGLGEELAALGGDLVVLGVGGKMGPSLARMARRALDSAGSRAQVFGAARFSNPAAREALERWGVRPLRADLLERDDVRRLPDAAAVVFMAGMKFGSTGAEAETWATNAYLPGLVAERYPRARTVVFSTGNVYPFVTPESGGATEETPPGPVGEYAQSALGRERVFEYFSRRRGTPTAVFRLNYAVELRYGILLEIARKVHEGIPIDVRTGYVNVIWQADANATALRCLAAADSPPSVWNVTGPEILSVRDLARKFGALLGRDPVFEGREEPTALLSNPARAVARFGRPTPVESILPWVAHWVRIGGRTLHKPTHFETRDGKF